The genomic segment CATCTGGAATTCTTACCAAGTCTTCAGTCTCTGAGTTCTGGGAGTGAGTCAGTGTTGTCACACCAAGCTCATCATTAGTTACACCATACGTGTAACAACTACTGACTGTCTGTGCCCATACAGGAGAGGAGTGTTGTCCATGTCTGGGGGAATAGACGAGCTTGGCACAGTAAATTGGGAGCTGGTGCTGTGTCTCCTGGCCTGTTGGGTGGCCTGCTACTTCTGCATCTGGAAAGGTGTCCGCTCCACAGGAAAGGTCTGTGTACAGAAGCCATATCAGATGATAAAATGTTAGGAACTGAGGATAAGAGTTGACAGAAGCAACTGTAGTAGTCATTGCTTCCCATTTGTTGACACTTCTGAAGCTCTATTACAGCTGCTTATGTCACCTACTATCCTCAGTGCCTAACATTTACAACATTTGCGTTTAAGGAACATTCATAACTGTACATCTGTTACATTGGTACAACTGTTTCAACTAATAAAAATGAGCTGCATGGACGAGACGTTTTGTTCATAATTGCTGCTATAAACAAGTAACATGGCAGAAATAGAGGGTTTTATTTCTATCTGTTCTCATTGCAGCGCTCACATTggaaaaatgttggaaaatTTCTTTAACACTTTTAACAAGTCCTAACAATGGaatatttttctcactcttctcaTGGTGCTGACATGGCACGAAAGCAGCATTTGATTTTGTATCTGTTACTGACAGTGGACTTCACAAGTTCTTCAAAAACACCGGTCTACTCAAAGGAGTAACCTACACTAACAGGAGTGTAGGGGCAGTACCTCTGTTACATGAAAGAGCAATATGTTATATAACCAATGAAATTCCAGGTGGTGTATGTCACGGCGGTGTTCCCCTATGTTATGCTGGCCATCCTGCTGGTGAGGGGGTTAACTTTGCCAGGAGCCTGGCAGGGTGTGGTCTACTACCTGTATCCAGAACCTTCTCATCTGGCAGACATTCAGGTGAGACACCTTAGATAAATCATGAAGCTTTTCAATGTTTTGTCGGAGAGGTTGGAtttggttggatggttggtttTGATTTGAACCACGGCATGATGCTATGGGACtaaataatgtgttttaatggtttcatttttaatgttggaCAGTCAAGCCTTACTTGAACCACTCGTTGTTGCAGAGGAAGAATGTAGATTAAACAGCAGCTCATGTGACTAACTGCTATGACCGTGATGACCTTCTTTCACCTTTGATAATAAGGTGTGGATGGAAGCCTGCGCTCAGGTCCTCTTCTCGTATGGTTTAGCATCAGGGACCTTAATCACTTTGGGCAGCTACAACAAAGTCAAGAACAACTGTTACAAGTAAGCATTTTTTTATCAGTAGTTTCACTGATACATTAATGAAGTTGTGTTATTTGGGTTTTCAACAcagttcaaaaataattttatggTGGTCCATGCGGAAAAGAATAATCATAATTAAAGTTGCAAGCAGCGATAATCTGGTCATCGCAAATATGCGTCGCAGATATAACTTCCTGTGTTCACGTACATCATGCGCAGAGTAAATTTCATGTAAATCCAATGATGTTTGTCACATAGGTCTGACTACCTGTTGACAGTAGTTGACGCTATGACTATGGCTCAATATATATGTGTTGTTGAGGGTGGGAATATTATCATGCAAGACCAAATTTGCTTGGTAAatccaaaatggccgacttcctaTTGGGCAGATGTAATGTTACCCAGAGGCTTTTTTATAAATTCTAACAGTTTTTTGCCACGGGGAGAGCGTGCGACGAAAAATGTGACTTCTGTAACAAATTTTTACTGCTGCAGAAATGCATTATAAATATACGAACTCTTAAGTATTTAATGAAGATCGGACAGCCATTGTCAGTGTTATAAAGCTCATCAACAGAATCTCAAACAGTGTCTAACAAATAAACTTCACaagaaaaaagtacatttgacttttttcgcAATGTACCTTTTGCCTTATAATAAATCAAACGGGACGCTTTggtgactttgtgttttcattgacaTGGAATTTGATACGTCATTAGACAAAGTTAACTATACTATCTATTTTCATTGATTCTTCATTGTTTCTGTTCAAGAAAAGCAGCATTGACTGAACATTTCtatcattgttttgattatATAGCTAAAATGGAAATAGCATTGTAATTAAATTCTGGCAACACCTCTATCAATGTGTTCTTGTATAGTTCAAATACACTGCATAATGCTActgttaaaatgtataatatttataCAACTATGTTTCACTGTTGCTATTAAATAAAGGTACAAGAGGCTCaaaagataaatgtgtgtgtgtgtgtttgcagggatTGTCTATGGTTGTGTGTGCTCAACAGCATCACCAGCTTCCTTGCCGGGTTTGCAGTTTTCTCAGCTCTGGGCTTCATGGCCCAGTCCCAGGGAATTCCCATCGACATGGTTGTTGAATCAGGTGTGATTTAATGTTCAAAGCTACTGTCTCTGTCAAACCTGAATTTACCTACCTCCATGTTTAGGACCTTTGCCCTTTTACTGCCAAAGGACAAATATCTTATACAAGGCAAGTGGAGAGTCTGACTattcaaatatcaaatttttcatCCCAGGACCTGGGCTGGCGTTTATAGCATTTCCTCAGGCTATAGCCATGATGCCCCTGCCTCAGTTGTGGGCTGCCTGCTTCTTCATCATGCTCATTATGTTGGGGCTGGACACATTGGTAAGATGACATCTCACTTGAATggatttgattattttgttaACCATgctatgaaatatatatatatatatatgccaatTATTTGGCTAtgagtttaaatttttttcagaaaataagatattttCTAAGTGGATGGGTACCAACATTTGGCCACATTTTCACCTCAAGAAAGACCTACTGGTTGTGTCGGTTGCAACACCTCTTCTAATGATGTACGGCTTTATGTTTCTTCACTCTAATTTTAGAATGTTGTTATGTGTGAGCCAAGCATATCATCaggtttaattaaaaaaagctacATATAAAGTAATAATGAAGACCGGACATGTTGTATTTTGGATTTAATAATTGAAGTTGATGTAACATTACATGAATCTTGGtgaagcttttgtccaaagtgacttacaatcaTCAATTCTTGAAACATCAGCAGTAAGCACCTTCTGTACAGcagtgtaacccactgagcttTACCAGATGCCATAAGTTATTctcctttctgtctgttttcatatATCAGTTTGCAGGTTTGGAAACTATAACATCATCGGTGATTGACATGTTTCCAGGAATAATGCGCAGACCCTGGTATAGAgaaatcttcctcctcctcttctgctctgtctgctTCATCATACAGATCCCTCTCACCACTCAGGTACAGTAAAGTGGTGCAACCTTAGCCAAACAAAGTGGAGTATTTCAAGTAATACTATATATGTTTTTCTCTATTCCTTTTGTCCAGGGAGGAGTCTATCTGTTCCAGCTGGTTGATCACTATGGTGCTAACGGAGCATCAATATTATTTGTATCTCTGGTCCAGTGTGTGGCTGTTGGATGGGCCTTTGGTGAGTGGTATCAGTCATTTAAAATGGGGGCAGAAGCTTACAGAAAGATACAGTCTGGGGGTCCtgatacatttacacatttcctGTATTCATACACCATCTAACCTAATTCAAGAAACCATTGCCTGCACTGGTCTATATTCATTTGGTTGAGGATGCTACGAAAACCAAGAATACATCAATAACAGTTTAAATGGGTGGATCTAATGGTCTTCACTGAAAATCTCTCCAAATCATGGTACTCGGAAGAATAGAAAAACAAGGGTGCCCTCTGAAGGATATAATGCTGACTGTTCAGCAAGAGGATTGACAAAACCTGCTTTAACCCAGATTCAAGCAGAGATTACTTTGATTTGAAAAGTCTTGTGATGGTTACTCAAAAGCATTAAGGTCGTAGGGACTGTGTGAAATGTGGCATTGGCTAACTTGCTTCCATCCAGGACATAAGTGGTAAGAGCTTTGCTATTCCAAAGCTATGTCAGATTGGAGAGATAGAAAAACTGTTAACTGTTTCAGAATCAATTAGGGCATGGACAGGGAGTGATAATTGTTCGCAAGAGTGTGTTGATAGAAATTGAAAGATCATTCTCTCATTTTCCCCATATTTCACAGTAAGGTCTAGTCCTTGAATAATATGCCCCATTTAAGTTTTCATAAGCTCTTCATTAAAATAGTAATTTATTAGAGATATTGTAATTTATTATGATCTGATTTGAAGTTATgactattcaattcaattcaattgaatcTTActtgtatagcaccaaatcacatcAAACATTATATCAAGACAATTTAGATAGTAAGGTCAACTCAAGACtgcaatattacagagaaacccaacagttcccacactGAGCTagcacttggtgactgtggtgaaaaaaaaaggaagacatttctagcagaaccggactcagttgtgggcggaacattTGCCCTGAAAGATGATATtatgttattaataacatcaacaacataatattaataatagtagTGTCGGATTTGGATACTacagctctggagtcagagatacctGAActagctgagagagagagacatacagagtAAGTggcatgtaatgtaaatacatgggggcagaaagagatagagagagagatactcagtgcatgatgggagttcccccgGCACTCTAGGCATATAGCAGCAAATTTAAGAGATGGATCAGTAAACACGTGAGCAGCCTTATAAGCTTTATAAAAGGAcgattttaattttaacttaAAATGTAGAGAGGCTGTCTGCCTACCTGGttctagaggagaggagcctggtggctgagggctctgcctcccattatACTCTTACACACTCTGGAAAacacaagtagtcctgagtttacagggCGCACTGATCTATTCATTCCCTTATGGCGTAACAACGACACAATGTAGTGGTGCTATGAGTTAGCACCTGTGTATACAATAAAAAGGTGGCAATGGAATAAGATATTGTTCTTAAGGCCATGTTATTCATCCAAGCTATTCATACTTTGCTTCAATTCTTAGACTTTGAAGATGCCTTGTGAGTATTGAGAATAAGAAACCAACAGGTTAACAGCAATTAATTAGGTTAAATTATCCAAATCATATTGTGCTGTAAGgctatttcatttttataaattgttaATTTATAATGTGTTTTACCTTGACGATGGCCAAGTAGCCACAACCTACCACAACCTTTGGCtccacaatgttttatttataaatacaatttCTATTATGAaccattcattattttaataatcatatAGTAGGTTGTTAGGCACTGGTAGGTTTTGTTGCCAgtggacagacaaaaaaagtctttcaaaaACAAGCACGGGTCAAGCAGAGTTT from the Scophthalmus maximus strain ysfricsl-2021 chromosome 17, ASM2237912v1, whole genome shotgun sequence genome contains:
- the LOC118289369 gene encoding sodium- and chloride-dependent GABA transporter 2-like isoform X1; the protein is MDTKVEKREHWRKKREYILAVAGNVVGLGNVWRFPYLCFKNGGGVFLLPYLFFALLCGVPLFLLETVIGQYTQEGAITCWTKLCPLSKGTGYSIIMIQLYSRLYSIVLAWALLYFIYCFRGILPWATCNNPWNTDRCVDLTSANWTAIHRGSLTVNWTSGILTKSSVSEFWERGVLSMSGGIDELGTVNWELVLCLLACWVACYFCIWKGVRSTGKVVYVTAVFPYVMLAILLVRGLTLPGAWQGVVYYLYPEPSHLADIQVWMEACAQVLFSYGLASGTLITLGSYNKVKNNCYKDCLWLCVLNSITSFLAGFAVFSALGFMAQSQGIPIDMVVESGPGLAFIAFPQAIAMMPLPQLWAACFFIMLIMLGLDTLFAGLETITSSVIDMFPGIMRRPWYREIFLLLFCSVCFIIQIPLTTQGGVYLFQLVDHYGANGASILFVSLVQCVAVGWAFGAERMCDAVEEMTGQRPWVIFKLCWRYFTPLICMVCFICSFLDHEPLTSKDYVYPDWAYYLGWVIALSTIVIIPIWAIGKICLTKGSLRQRLLVLWHPVSDPVGPETNKESLLNETEMKPISVPLPDIL
- the LOC118289369 gene encoding sodium- and chloride-dependent GABA transporter 3-like isoform X2 is translated as MDTKVEKREHWRKKREYILAVAGNVVGLGNVWRFPYLCFKNGGGVFLLPYLFFALLCGVPLFLLETVIGQYTQEGAITCWTKLCPLSKGTGYSIIMIQLYSRLYSIVLAWALLYFIYCFRGILPWATCNNPWNTDRCVDLTSANWTAIHRGSLTVNWTSGILTKSSVSEFWERGVLSMSGGIDELGTVNWELVLCLLACWVACYFCIWKGVRSTGKVVYVTAVFPYVMLAILLVRGLTLPGAWQGVVYYLYPEPSHLADIQVWMEACAQVLFSYGLASGTLITLGSYNKVKNNCYKDCLWLCVLNSITSFLAGFAVFSALGFMAQSQGIPIDMVVESGPGLAFIAFPQAIAMMPLPQLWAACFFIMLIMLGLDTLFAGLETITSSVIDMFPGIMRRPWYREIFLLLFCSVCFIIQIPLTTQGGVYLFQLVDHYGANGASILFVSLVQCVAVGWAFGLLHLLISGP